The following are from one region of the Actinopolyspora halophila DSM 43834 genome:
- a CDS encoding nitroreductase family protein, whose amino-acid sequence MSESSGRGAHSDDPLETLRGLRATRWFTDREVTEQQLRRVLEVARWTGSARNRQPWRLHTVRDRQRRERLSRCGSYALHLSQAPVVVLLALDHSGQDAEFDGGRIAQAIMTAARFDGLGSCPATFFPRENADRAGALAGFAEPWSVRTGIALGWPAPRPPGRSAIPTGRLPLDRLWSGE is encoded by the coding sequence GTGAGCGAATCGAGCGGGCGTGGTGCCCATTCCGATGATCCCCTGGAGACGTTGCGCGGGCTGCGGGCCACGCGCTGGTTCACCGACCGGGAGGTCACCGAGCAGCAGCTGCGCCGGGTCCTCGAGGTGGCGCGGTGGACCGGCTCGGCCCGCAACAGGCAGCCGTGGCGGCTGCACACGGTGCGGGACCGACAGCGGCGCGAGCGGCTGAGCCGGTGCGGGAGCTACGCGCTGCACCTGAGCCAGGCGCCCGTGGTGGTGCTGCTGGCGCTCGACCACAGCGGGCAGGACGCCGAGTTCGACGGGGGCAGGATCGCGCAGGCGATCATGACGGCCGCCCGGTTCGACGGTCTCGGCTCGTGTCCGGCGACGTTCTTCCCGCGGGAGAACGCGGACCGAGCCGGCGCGCTGGCCGGGTTCGCCGAGCCCTGGTCGGTGCGCACCGGCATAGCGCTGGGCTGGCCCGCGCCGCGGCCGCCGGGGCGGTCGGCGATCCCGACCGGGAGGCTGCCGCTGGACCGGCTCTGGTCGGGCGAGTGA
- a CDS encoding decaprenylphospho-beta-D-erythro-pentofuranosid-2-ulose 2-reductase, which translates to MIDAVGNPQSLLLLGGTSDIALATAEQYARRRPLRIVLAARPSERLEEAAERLRGTGSTVTTVPFDARDPDTHAETLDKAFADGDIDISLVAFGMLGDQEKLWTDVEAAREMAEINYVAPVTVGVLLAERMRKQGHGHIVALSSVAGERVRRSNFAYGSSKAGMDGFYTGLTEALRPSGVKVTVVRPGHVKSKMTEGMKEAPLAQTPEQVARIIVDSVRKGRELVWAPAQFRYVMSVLRHLPRVVFRRLPF; encoded by the coding sequence GTGATCGACGCGGTTGGCAACCCCCAGTCCCTGCTGCTGCTCGGCGGCACCTCGGACATCGCGCTGGCCACGGCCGAGCAGTACGCGCGCAGGCGCCCGCTGCGCATCGTGCTGGCCGCTCGCCCCTCCGAACGGCTGGAGGAGGCCGCCGAGCGGCTGCGCGGAACGGGCAGCACGGTGACCACGGTTCCCTTCGACGCACGCGACCCCGACACCCACGCCGAGACCCTGGACAAGGCCTTCGCCGACGGCGACATCGACATCAGCCTCGTCGCCTTCGGAATGCTCGGCGACCAGGAAAAGCTGTGGACCGACGTGGAGGCGGCCAGGGAGATGGCCGAGATCAACTACGTCGCCCCGGTGACCGTGGGGGTGCTGCTCGCCGAGCGGATGCGCAAGCAGGGCCACGGCCACATCGTCGCGCTCTCCTCCGTCGCCGGGGAGCGGGTGCGCCGCTCCAACTTCGCCTACGGGTCCTCCAAGGCCGGCATGGACGGCTTCTACACGGGGCTGACCGAGGCCCTGCGCCCCTCCGGGGTCAAGGTCACGGTCGTTCGCCCCGGCCACGTGAAGTCGAAGATGACCGAGGGGATGAAGGAGGCCCCGCTGGCTCAGACGCCCGAGCAGGTCGCGCGGATCATCGTCGACTCGGTGCGCAAGGGCAGGGAACTGGTGTGGGCACCGGCTCAGTTCCGCTACGTGATGAGCGTGCTGCGGCATCTCCCCCGAGTCGTCTTCCGCAGGCTTCCTTTCTGA
- a CDS encoding phosphatase PAP2 family protein, with translation MDAELTTAPPAAETERSAEEHPPPAVTAETVAVRRVQGVLAKRPVVTVAGVMSKFGDHAIGWLVLGAVGALADRGRRADWIASAAGVAAAHGASIAVKRVVRRSRPGDPGIRVLVSTPSGLSFPSSHATSTTTAAVLYGSVLGRRLTPALVPPMMVSRLVLGVHYPSDVAAGSTLGGAVAWGVRRYIERRRNRG, from the coding sequence GTGGACGCAGAGCTGACCACCGCACCCCCTGCCGCCGAGACGGAGCGGAGTGCGGAGGAACACCCGCCACCGGCCGTTACGGCCGAGACGGTGGCGGTACGCCGGGTGCAGGGCGTGCTGGCCAAGCGACCAGTGGTTACGGTCGCCGGAGTCATGTCCAAATTCGGTGATCACGCGATTGGGTGGCTCGTGTTGGGAGCAGTGGGAGCGCTGGCCGACCGCGGACGGCGCGCCGACTGGATCGCCTCCGCGGCCGGGGTCGCCGCGGCACACGGTGCCTCCATCGCGGTCAAGCGGGTGGTGCGCCGCAGCAGACCCGGTGACCCGGGAATCAGGGTGCTGGTCAGCACTCCGAGCGGACTGAGCTTCCCCTCTTCGCACGCGACTTCCACGACGACGGCCGCCGTGCTGTACGGCAGCGTGCTCGGCCGTCGGCTCACTCCCGCGCTGGTACCGCCGATGATGGTCAGCAGATTGGTGCTCGGCGTCCACTATCCGAGTGACGTGGCAGCGGGTTCGACACTCGGTGGAGCCGTCGCGTGGGGAGTGCGTCGCTACATCGAACGGCGGAGGAACCGTGGCTGA
- a CDS encoding decaprenyl-phosphate phosphoribosyltransferase has translation MADKNETGLGEELTTGQGPYEDSDGAAEGESPGGTRVATETAAPERASDTTSSHGAAETDSELPSQVEEQVEADSEGAIGSEAGGEAAALEEDSGSGGTTTSADSTDKSSDAYHARVTAAAGTPSGLFNGLIRELRPKQWVKNILVLAAPFTAGALLDVSILLDAAMAFVVFSMAASGIYFINDALDVESDRAHPTKRNRPIAAGLIPLPIAYAVCGLLLVGSLVISGLISMPLFAVMAVYIGVQLGYCFGLKHQPVIDLCIVASGFLLRAVAGGAAAGLVITQWFYIVVAFGSLFMVAGKRYAEVKLANETGAKIRKSLRAYSASYLRFVWAISAAIMIMSYSQWAYEIQNHDHSRWGVISIIPFVIGILRYAVDVDKGVAGEPEEVALKDKVLLVLFCVLAGCLFLAFYL, from the coding sequence GTGGCTGACAAGAACGAGACCGGGCTCGGCGAAGAGCTCACAACGGGACAGGGCCCGTACGAGGACTCCGACGGGGCCGCCGAAGGGGAATCACCCGGCGGCACGCGGGTGGCCACCGAGACCGCCGCCCCGGAGCGGGCGAGCGATACCACCTCCTCCCACGGCGCGGCGGAAACCGATTCCGAGCTGCCGAGTCAGGTCGAGGAGCAGGTCGAAGCGGACTCCGAGGGAGCCATCGGCTCGGAGGCCGGTGGGGAGGCCGCCGCGTTGGAGGAGGACTCCGGCTCGGGCGGGACCACCACGTCCGCGGACAGCACCGACAAGTCCTCCGACGCCTATCACGCCAGGGTGACGGCGGCGGCCGGAACGCCTTCCGGCCTCTTCAACGGCCTGATCAGGGAGCTGCGCCCCAAGCAGTGGGTCAAGAACATCCTCGTGCTCGCCGCCCCGTTCACGGCGGGGGCGCTGCTGGACGTTTCGATCCTGCTGGACGCGGCCATGGCGTTCGTGGTCTTCTCGATGGCCGCCTCCGGGATCTACTTCATCAACGACGCGCTCGACGTCGAGTCGGACCGCGCCCACCCGACCAAGCGCAACCGACCCATCGCGGCGGGGCTGATCCCGCTGCCGATCGCCTACGCCGTGTGCGGTCTGCTGCTGGTGGGGTCGCTGGTCATCTCCGGCCTGATCAGCATGCCGTTGTTCGCCGTCATGGCGGTCTACATCGGGGTGCAGCTGGGCTACTGCTTCGGGCTCAAGCACCAGCCGGTCATCGACCTGTGCATCGTCGCTTCCGGGTTCCTGCTGCGTGCCGTGGCCGGTGGTGCCGCGGCCGGGCTGGTGATCACCCAGTGGTTCTACATCGTCGTGGCGTTCGGTTCGCTGTTCATGGTGGCGGGCAAGCGCTACGCCGAGGTGAAGCTGGCCAACGAGACCGGCGCCAAGATCCGGAAGTCCCTGCGGGCCTACTCGGCCTCGTACCTGCGGTTCGTCTGGGCCATCTCGGCGGCGATCATGATCATGTCGTACAGCCAGTGGGCCTACGAGATCCAGAACCACGACCACTCCCGGTGGGGAGTCATCTCGATCATCCCCTTCGTGATCGGGATCCTGCGCTACGCCGTGGACGTGGACAAGGGCGTGGCCGGGGAGCCCGAGGAGGTCGCGCTCAAGGACAAGGTGCTGCTGGTCCTGTTCTGCGTGCTCGCGGGCTGCCTGTTCCTGGCCTTCTACCTGTGA
- a CDS encoding LGFP repeat-containing protein — MQVKNLVGHAVALSTAAALVTAAPAAAGNAEQNDSGNQQPSSTSSQQPAPSSDSSESTTEKAPETTENTTEQDAAEETSTEESTETGAAQEDTTEESSSEQDSAERSPEPTGEESTGSTTSRSTASTGDPLRGPVYGEIPKTPGSADAEQQRSLESYEAAPADGEGAIQDRYEGLDQQTKERVGQQEGDEVVVSDSLRYQDYSNARFYWSQQYGVKIVFGAVLDKYIQLGGHESLGVPSTDELTTGDETAYNEFVYSDANGDTTSAIYDHSAAGTHAILGPMLEKWRSVGGADELGYPISDTYLTYDQRATFNNFQNDATIFWTGNAGAHVLRDEVRDKWGLTGGPNGPLGYPTTDQGITPDGKGKYNHFENNASIYWTAETNAHVVRGAIRDKWSATGWERGPMGYPTSDEITAGDKVGKYNTFTGTDGLPAGIVWSPETKAHTVQGWIAQRYTNLGGPNGVLGYPTTDERSTPDGRGYYNHFNGAGGASIYWTRGTGAREIYGGIRDHWASMGWEKSYLGYPTTGEFDIEGGRRNHFEGGHISFYLDSGQIVDRRW, encoded by the coding sequence GTGCAGGTCAAGAATCTTGTGGGGCATGCCGTCGCGCTGAGCACGGCGGCCGCCCTGGTCACGGCCGCTCCCGCGGCGGCCGGCAACGCCGAGCAGAACGACTCCGGCAACCAGCAGCCGAGCTCCACCAGCTCTCAGCAGCCCGCGCCGTCGAGCGACAGCTCGGAGAGCACGACCGAGAAGGCTCCGGAGACCACGGAGAACACGACCGAGCAGGACGCGGCGGAGGAGACCTCCACCGAGGAGTCCACCGAGACGGGCGCGGCCCAGGAGGACACGACCGAGGAGAGCTCGTCCGAACAGGACTCGGCCGAGCGGAGCCCGGAGCCCACGGGTGAGGAGTCCACCGGCTCCACAACCTCCCGGAGCACCGCGAGCACCGGCGACCCCCTGCGGGGCCCCGTCTACGGGGAGATCCCGAAGACGCCCGGTTCGGCGGACGCGGAGCAGCAGAGGTCCCTCGAGAGCTACGAGGCAGCGCCCGCGGACGGCGAGGGCGCGATCCAGGACCGCTACGAGGGGCTCGACCAGCAGACCAAGGAGCGCGTCGGGCAGCAGGAGGGCGACGAGGTCGTCGTCAGCGACTCGCTGCGCTACCAGGACTACTCCAACGCCCGATTCTACTGGTCCCAGCAGTACGGCGTGAAGATCGTCTTCGGCGCGGTGCTGGACAAGTACATCCAGCTCGGCGGGCACGAGTCGCTCGGCGTTCCGTCCACGGACGAGCTCACCACCGGCGACGAAACCGCCTACAACGAGTTCGTCTACAGCGACGCCAACGGTGACACGACCAGTGCCATCTACGACCACTCCGCGGCGGGCACGCACGCGATCCTGGGCCCGATGCTGGAGAAGTGGCGTTCCGTCGGCGGAGCCGACGAGCTGGGCTACCCGATCAGCGACACCTACCTGACCTACGACCAGCGGGCCACTTTCAACAACTTCCAGAACGACGCCACGATCTTCTGGACGGGGAACGCGGGCGCCCACGTGCTCCGGGACGAGGTCCGGGACAAGTGGGGCCTGACCGGTGGGCCGAACGGCCCGCTCGGCTACCCGACCACCGACCAGGGGATCACCCCGGACGGCAAGGGCAAGTACAACCACTTCGAGAACAACGCCTCGATCTACTGGACCGCCGAGACCAACGCTCACGTGGTCCGGGGTGCGATCCGGGACAAGTGGTCCGCCACCGGCTGGGAGCGTGGCCCGATGGGCTACCCGACCAGTGACGAGATCACCGCCGGTGACAAAGTCGGCAAGTACAACACGTTCACCGGTACCGACGGCCTGCCCGCCGGGATCGTGTGGAGCCCCGAGACCAAGGCGCACACCGTGCAGGGTTGGATCGCCCAGCGCTACACGAACCTCGGCGGTCCGAACGGTGTGCTCGGCTACCCGACCACCGACGAACGCAGCACCCCGGACGGCAGGGGGTACTACAACCACTTCAACGGCGCGGGCGGCGCCTCGATCTACTGGACCCGCGGCACCGGGGCCCGTGAGATCTACGGCGGCATCCGCGACCACTGGGCCAGCATGGGCTGGGAGAAGTCCTACCTGGGCTACCCGACCACCGGCGAGTTCGACATCGAAGGCGGTCGCAGGAACCACTTCGAGGGCGGGCACATCAGCTTCTACCTCGACTCCGGCCAGATCGTGGACCGGCGCTGGTGA
- a CDS encoding YbaK/EbsC family protein, whose product MEVRHVQSETTVPPETMLPERSKQVARALRAAEVSGEIREMPGSTRTAADAAAALGCEAGAIASSLVFLSDEQPVLVLTSGRHRVDTDELAERLGWPPLERAKPERVRQATGQSIGGVAPIGHPAELTTIVDSALADYPCVWAAGGTPRTLFPTTHDELVRITGGYSLPVAGE is encoded by the coding sequence ATGGAGGTTCGCCACGTGCAGTCGGAGACGACGGTACCGCCGGAGACGATGCTGCCGGAGCGCAGCAAGCAGGTGGCCCGAGCACTGCGAGCGGCGGAGGTGTCCGGCGAGATCAGGGAGATGCCCGGCTCCACCAGAACCGCGGCCGATGCCGCCGCGGCCCTCGGCTGCGAGGCCGGGGCCATCGCCAGCAGCCTCGTGTTCCTTTCCGACGAACAGCCGGTACTGGTGCTCACCAGCGGACGCCACCGGGTCGACACGGACGAGCTCGCCGAGAGGCTCGGATGGCCCCCGCTGGAGCGGGCCAAGCCCGAACGGGTGCGGCAGGCCACCGGCCAGTCGATCGGCGGTGTGGCCCCGATCGGCCACCCCGCGGAGCTGACCACGATCGTGGACAGCGCGCTGGCCGACTACCCGTGCGTGTGGGCGGCGGGCGGAACTCCGCGCACCCTGTTCCCCACCACGCACGACGAGCTGGTGCGGATTACCGGAGGATATTCACTCCCCGTCGCCGGGGAGTGA
- a CDS encoding LGFP repeat-containing protein, with translation MTSRKGSIFRKSAASTATLLAATLSLGLSGTASGDVTQQTGAQDTKAAPAPAQFSPIQERYWNEPHLRRVLGNPVDSEQDTNGMSYQEYQLGWMYHTEDTGAHEVHGAISDRYEALGGHSNYNVPITDELPTPDEVGRFNHFAGTEAIGTASIYWTADTGAHGVWGPAREFWGQTGFERGYLDYPVTDTADTQEGDGIYTHFRGADHAGASVYWNSETGTHSVRGTIRELWLSMGAETSWLGYPDSNEYSVPGGRRSDFQGGYIYWNSSTGKATAHRY, from the coding sequence GTGACTTCCCGAAAGGGTTCCATTTTCCGCAAGAGCGCGGCGAGCACCGCCACCCTGCTCGCGGCGACACTCTCGCTCGGACTGTCCGGCACGGCCAGCGGTGACGTCACGCAACAGACCGGTGCGCAGGACACCAAGGCCGCGCCCGCACCCGCTCAGTTCAGCCCGATCCAGGAAAGATACTGGAACGAACCACACCTGCGCAGAGTGCTCGGCAACCCGGTGGACTCCGAGCAGGACACCAACGGAATGTCCTACCAGGAGTACCAGCTCGGCTGGATGTATCACACCGAGGACACCGGCGCCCACGAGGTGCACGGCGCCATCTCGGACCGCTACGAGGCCCTGGGAGGGCACTCCAACTACAACGTGCCCATCACGGACGAGCTTCCCACACCGGACGAGGTGGGGCGGTTCAACCACTTCGCGGGCACCGAGGCCATCGGCACCGCCTCGATCTACTGGACCGCGGACACCGGAGCGCACGGCGTCTGGGGTCCCGCGCGCGAGTTCTGGGGGCAGACGGGCTTCGAGCGGGGCTACCTGGACTACCCGGTGACGGACACGGCCGACACCCAGGAGGGGGACGGCATCTACACCCACTTCCGGGGAGCCGACCACGCGGGCGCCTCGGTGTACTGGAACTCCGAGACCGGAACGCACTCGGTGCGCGGCACGATCCGCGAACTCTGGCTGAGCATGGGAGCCGAGACCTCCTGGCTGGGCTACCCGGACTCCAACGAGTACAGCGTTCCCGGAGGTAGGCGCAGCGATTTCCAGGGCGGCTACATCTACTGGAACTCCTCCACGGGCAAGGCCACCGCGCACCGCTACTGA
- a CDS encoding arabinosyltransferase domain-containing protein: MNEPAGREITLGMGVQPPPARPPRGENASTPSTGVSRRREWRIALLAGLAVLLGALAVLAPVRVDDPVLTWPQQGERATSTVVPLSPYRPLSLNAEIPCSTLRQADSASAADEPAAALRTQPPRGQEGLRVTAAEGTARFHVSGERVHTEPLPEGACSYRVVADDTGVRVLRDGTTLAERPELLPPQVAEFSTAAEGTPQAQGLSVRLHTDARYESNPSALKLGLLIAHALALAGVLVLAWRHWRGTRSMRRLRMPRLGLADAVLVLVSLAWIFLGPTNMDDGWYLMMARNAVENGYIGNFVYMFNVTENPFVLSQYLLQLWGELGGWSLWWMRVVPTLCGIGTWFLLRILLATVLGRTGGRLRIVPWALLVAHLVWYLPYGTTLRPEPVIVVCAAATMVFAEAALLRRSVGMLAVATVCAVLGVTASPTGIAAAAPLVLSLPWLLRWLRRQPWSARIGAVLLAIASTTVVVPIGFADASLGDVLEAYEVHQWYYLSFSWYQEFEHYKTLLDTAGWARRLPVLLTLALIASVAIASGRVNMGRDPVRRLLLVSAVASAVALAMISFSPTKWVNHFHAVAAAPTVLLAAALVRSPLPRRGAQVASTAGLLLLVGVVSLSFAGGTWWVPFSDAGQRFGNHLDPNSDTANTQPHFEWLYLRNPAVWLSVAALALAWGYWRRRRGLPVLLKPDRAVLGAASLSAVVLLLASFSYAPIGQYPGWTIARSGVRTMFGDGCGLADAVKVQLPVTRQPESPANPPRLEGDFRNERPVPLAAPPWSEPTTVWHDDVPDGTSTGTGELTTGWYRIPADTTGTHVTVPLAGALGNQDLRVEFGESSGAGWRATGSRRLEPDTRMPLDEWQQLAVELPEGAQGVRLVLADRRTGANSWIAAAEPRLTSENPVSEITRDRPVLANHIGAAEWPCANQVKMDDGLTGTPVVRMTVDQLLPPDWPDNISNLPWGGAWEQTSREWVQTRLPARLRPSGPPRKPWGHVYVLRYPHPVGEFDLEVGEKTRWGWKRLPTLADNDYPNIQENAGTDPEEKDEDDQD; the protein is encoded by the coding sequence GTGAACGAACCGGCCGGCCGGGAGATCACACTGGGTATGGGAGTCCAACCACCACCGGCACGACCACCACGAGGCGAGAACGCAAGCACACCGTCGACCGGCGTCTCCCGCCGCCGGGAATGGCGGATCGCACTGCTGGCCGGGCTCGCCGTGCTGCTCGGCGCGCTGGCCGTACTCGCACCGGTGCGCGTGGACGACCCGGTGCTCACGTGGCCGCAGCAGGGCGAGCGAGCCACCTCGACGGTCGTCCCGCTGTCGCCGTACCGACCGCTCAGCCTGAACGCCGAGATCCCCTGCTCCACGCTGCGGCAGGCCGACAGCGCCTCGGCGGCGGATGAGCCAGCCGCGGCGCTGCGCACCCAGCCACCCCGCGGGCAGGAAGGACTGCGCGTCACCGCGGCGGAAGGCACCGCTCGGTTCCACGTCTCCGGTGAGCGGGTCCACACCGAACCGCTCCCGGAAGGAGCGTGCTCCTACCGGGTGGTCGCCGACGACACGGGCGTGCGCGTCCTGCGCGACGGCACCACGCTGGCCGAGCGCCCCGAGCTCCTCCCGCCACAGGTGGCCGAGTTCTCCACCGCGGCGGAAGGCACCCCCCAGGCGCAGGGACTGTCGGTGCGGTTGCACACCGACGCCCGCTACGAATCGAACCCGAGCGCGCTGAAGCTCGGACTGCTGATCGCGCACGCGTTGGCGCTGGCCGGCGTGCTCGTGCTCGCCTGGCGGCACTGGCGCGGAACCAGGTCGATGCGCAGGCTGCGGATGCCCCGGCTCGGTTTGGCCGACGCAGTGCTGGTGCTCGTCTCGTTGGCCTGGATCTTCCTCGGCCCGACGAACATGGACGACGGCTGGTACCTGATGATGGCGCGCAACGCCGTCGAGAACGGGTACATCGGCAACTTCGTCTACATGTTCAACGTCACCGAGAACCCGTTCGTGCTCAGCCAGTACCTGCTGCAGCTCTGGGGTGAGCTCGGTGGCTGGTCGCTGTGGTGGATGCGCGTGGTGCCGACCCTGTGCGGGATCGGGACCTGGTTCCTGCTGCGCATCCTGCTCGCCACCGTGCTGGGCCGAACCGGCGGCAGGCTGCGGATCGTCCCGTGGGCGCTGCTCGTGGCGCACCTGGTCTGGTACCTGCCCTACGGAACCACGCTGCGTCCGGAGCCGGTGATCGTGGTGTGCGCGGCGGCCACCATGGTGTTCGCCGAGGCGGCGCTGCTGCGGCGGTCGGTCGGGATGCTGGCCGTGGCCACGGTGTGCGCGGTGCTCGGGGTGACCGCCTCCCCCACCGGAATCGCCGCCGCGGCACCGCTGGTGCTGAGCCTGCCGTGGCTGCTGCGCTGGCTGCGTCGTCAGCCCTGGTCGGCCCGCATCGGGGCGGTGCTGCTCGCCATCGCCTCCACCACCGTGGTGGTCCCGATCGGGTTCGCCGATGCGAGCCTCGGCGACGTGCTGGAGGCCTACGAGGTCCACCAGTGGTACTACCTCTCGTTCTCCTGGTACCAGGAGTTCGAGCACTACAAGACCCTGCTGGACACCGCGGGCTGGGCGCGCAGACTCCCGGTGCTGCTGACGCTCGCACTGATCGCGTCGGTGGCCATCGCCAGCGGACGGGTCAACATGGGGCGCGACCCGGTGCGCAGGCTGCTGCTGGTCAGCGCGGTCGCCAGTGCCGTGGCGCTGGCGATGATCTCCTTCAGCCCCACCAAGTGGGTCAACCACTTCCACGCGGTCGCCGCCGCGCCGACCGTGCTGCTGGCAGCGGCCCTGGTCCGTTCACCACTGCCCCGCAGGGGCGCCCAGGTGGCGTCCACGGCCGGCCTGCTGCTGCTCGTCGGTGTGGTCTCGCTGAGCTTCGCGGGCGGGACCTGGTGGGTCCCGTTCTCCGACGCGGGGCAGCGCTTCGGCAACCACCTGGACCCGAACTCGGACACGGCGAACACCCAGCCGCACTTCGAGTGGCTGTACCTGCGCAACCCCGCCGTTTGGTTGAGCGTGGCCGCGTTGGCGCTGGCCTGGGGCTACTGGCGCAGGCGGCGCGGACTGCCGGTGCTGCTCAAACCGGACCGCGCCGTGCTCGGGGCGGCGTCGCTGTCCGCGGTGGTGCTGCTGCTCGCCTCGTTCAGCTACGCCCCGATCGGGCAGTACCCGGGCTGGACGATCGCGCGTTCCGGGGTGCGGACGATGTTCGGGGACGGCTGCGGACTCGCCGACGCCGTCAAGGTGCAGCTGCCCGTGACGCGCCAGCCGGAGAGCCCGGCGAACCCGCCGCGGCTGGAGGGCGACTTCCGCAACGAGCGCCCCGTTCCGCTGGCCGCTCCCCCGTGGTCGGAACCGACCACCGTCTGGCACGACGACGTGCCCGACGGGACCAGCACCGGAACCGGGGAGCTGACGACGGGATGGTACCGGATCCCGGCGGATACCACGGGCACCCACGTCACGGTTCCGCTCGCGGGAGCGCTGGGCAACCAGGACCTGCGGGTGGAGTTCGGCGAGTCCTCCGGAGCGGGCTGGCGGGCGACCGGTTCGCGGCGACTGGAGCCGGACACGCGCATGCCGCTGGACGAGTGGCAGCAGCTGGCCGTCGAACTTCCCGAGGGGGCGCAGGGAGTGCGCCTGGTGCTCGCGGACCGCAGGACCGGGGCGAACTCGTGGATCGCGGCTGCCGAGCCGCGGCTCACCTCGGAGAACCCGGTCTCGGAGATCACCAGGGACCGCCCCGTGCTGGCGAACCACATCGGGGCGGCGGAGTGGCCGTGCGCCAACCAGGTGAAGATGGACGACGGGCTGACCGGGACACCGGTCGTGCGGATGACCGTCGACCAGTTGCTGCCGCCGGACTGGCCGGACAACATCAGCAACCTGCCCTGGGGCGGTGCGTGGGAGCAGACCTCGCGCGAATGGGTGCAGACCAGGCTGCCCGCGCGTTTGCGGCCGAGCGGGCCGCCGCGCAAACCCTGGGGGCACGTGTACGTCCTGCGTTACCCCCACCCGGTCGGGGAATTCGACCTGGAAGTGGGCGAGAAAACCCGGTGGGGCTGGAAACGGCTGCCGACCCTGGCCGACAACGATTATCCGAACATCCAGGAAAACGCCGGAACCGATCCGGAGGAGAAAGACGAGGACGACCAGGATTGA
- a CDS encoding DUF2017 family protein has product MTVKCSIVDNMLVAEFDSTMFRWLRASLPRYRDIIQGRLDEYREYDWLCERLALPLPVTPLDSTMLRALRDNWCDPVDDDALRDWMEADLVSRLRDDAELVLSTLPAEGEQLLLHTAEQVEAWFWVLVNMRIAYGVEHGVLGPGCPPIDKHFDKAADWSDPLTPARFAVWWLHRVAESLRKVSGQPLPEYSCY; this is encoded by the coding sequence ATGACCGTGAAGTGCTCCATTGTGGACAACATGCTGGTCGCTGAGTTCGATTCCACCATGTTCAGGTGGCTACGCGCTTCACTTCCCCGGTACAGGGACATAATCCAGGGACGTCTGGACGAGTACCGCGAATACGACTGGCTCTGCGAACGACTCGCCCTGCCCCTGCCGGTCACACCGCTGGACTCCACGATGCTGCGCGCGCTGCGGGACAACTGGTGCGACCCGGTCGACGACGACGCGCTGCGGGACTGGATGGAAGCCGATCTGGTCAGCAGGCTGCGCGACGACGCCGAGCTGGTGCTGTCCACCCTGCCGGCCGAAGGCGAGCAGTTGCTGCTGCACACGGCCGAGCAGGTCGAGGCGTGGTTCTGGGTGCTGGTCAACATGCGCATCGCCTACGGGGTGGAGCACGGCGTCCTCGGACCGGGCTGTCCCCCGATCGACAAGCATTTCGACAAGGCCGCGGACTGGAGCGACCCGCTCACCCCGGCGCGTTTCGCCGTGTGGTGGCTGCACCGGGTCGCGGAGTCGCTGCGCAAGGTCTCGGGCCAGCCGCTGCCGGAGTACTCCTGCTACTGA